The following proteins are co-located in the Phaeodactylum tricornutum CCAP 1055/1 chromosome 2, whole genome shotgun sequence genome:
- a CDS encoding predicted protein — MKDTNAPWTHVEFETSIGSFSIELYHKHTPRTCYNIAALAYQGYYNGTIFHRIIRDFMIQGGDPTGTGRGGESIYGGKFADEITRNLKHVGAGVVSMANAGPNTNGSQFFISLKPTPFLDGKHTVLGRVYSGMSVVQRMGMVATDGEDRPLHPVTIYTATPLREPPLPKSERNTETTSLQIKAS, encoded by the coding sequence ATGAAAGACACGAACGCGCCCTGGACGCACGTTGAGTTCGAGACGTCCATTGGTTCCTTCAGCATCGAACTGTACCACAAGCATACACCGCGCACGTGTTACAACATTGCCGCTCTGGCGTACCAAGGCTACTACAATGGCACCATTTTCCACCGCATTATTCGTGATTTCATGATCCAAGGTGGCGACCCCACAGGAACGGGACGCGGTGGGGAATCTATCTACGGGGGAAAGTTTGCCGACGAAATCACGCGCAACCTTAAACACGTGGGTGCCGGGGTCGTTTCCATGGCCAATGCCGGTCCCAACACGAATGGATCGCAATTTTTTATTTCCCTTAAACCCACCCCCTTTTTGGACGGAAAGCATACCGTGTTGGGTCGGGTGTATTCCGGTATGAGTGTTGTGCAGCGCATGGGGATGGTAGCGACGGACGGAGAGGATCGGCCGCTGCATCCTGTGACGATCTATACCGCTACACCGTTGCGGGAACCGCCGCTACCCAAGTCGGAACGAAACACCGAAACGACTTCTTTGCAAATAAAAGCTAGCTAG
- a CDS encoding predicted protein has product MKQLLHTASGSIVVVGLRNRAFTGRLDAGDVVELEPSPPALVPVAVKHSGTNDSLQRATDTKTKAHYVEGSEKAAASPQPGTQTVETVALDEIQAVAVHTSVGPGSDTAWYCAVARYDKTLTVYHVLNGKARIVSQHRTGKRASSLVFATVSATGATPATATTTSQSLNDLTVVIAGDLAGDATAFPLELDQNVTVDVENPPRRVLLGHTASMLTAVKVVPSHDAGTDEMTNWILTADRDEKIRISSFPATHDIQSFLLGHEAFVSDIDANDTECVSVGGDGTIRYWDISTGAELATLTCTESSAGRMTIPVKVSFLGKDQIAVIYDESTTLDILTVTRNVNAVTLTPLTQISVASQPLAIASPDDHILLLLAAEPLYLQAFAVVRHEHRACSLESQSWPFLNALRTSVAEYGPIQMPTTVLERDECGRLKMDKLNETRTTNLPWNNVDRREKAKNRNKRQKKRRKQAQDD; this is encoded by the coding sequence ATGAAGCAACTTTTGCATACCGCATCAGGTTCGATTGTCGTGGTAGGACTGCGGAACCGGGCTTTTACGGGTCGACTGGATGCCGGTGATGTCGTCGAACTCGAACCATCGCCGCCAGCGCTGGTTCCCGTAGCAGTAAAGCACTCCGGGACAAACGATTCTCTCCAACGGGCAACCGacaccaaaacaaaagcacATTATGTCGAGGGAAGCGAGAAAGCAGCGGCATCTCCACAACCTGGCACCCAAACGGTGGAAACGGTGGCATTGGACGAGATTCAGGCGGTTGCCGTGCACACCTCGGTTGGTCCGGGAAGCGACACTGCCTGGTACTGCGCCGTTGCTCGCTACGACAAGACTTTGACTGTTTACCACGTACTGAATGGAAAGGCGCGGATTGTGTCACAGCATCGTACAGGCAAACGTGCCAGTAGTTTAGTCTTTGCGACGGTCTCGGCCACTGGTGCGAcgccagcaacagcaacgacaacaagcCAGTCACTGAATGATCTAACCGTGGTGATAGCGGGAGATTTGGCGGGAGATGCGAccgcttttcctttggagTTAGACCAGAACGTTACGGTCGATGTCGAAAACCCCCCACGGCGGGTGCTACTCGGACACACTGCAAGTATGCTGACGGCGGTCAAGGTTGTCCCGAGCCACGATGCCGGTACCGATGAAATGACGAATTGGATTTTAACAGCCGATCGCGACGAAAAGATTCGGATATCAAGCTTTCCCGCCACACATGATATTCAATCATTCTTACTTGGTCACGAAGCCTTTGTGTCGGATATTGACGCAAACGACACGGAATGTGTGAGTGTGGGTGGGGATGGTACGATCCGATACTGGGACATTTCCACAGGAGCGGAGCTCGCCACACTCACGTGCACTGAATCATCGGCTGGTCGAATGACGATTCCAGTCAAGGTTTCGTTTCTTGGGAAAGATCAGATTGCGGTTATATACGACGAGAGCACGACTCTGGATATACTGACCGTCACAAGAAACGTCAATGCGGTCACGCTGACTCCGTTGACCCAAATTTCGGTTGCGTCTCAACCATTGGCAATCGCTTCCCCTGATGATCACATTCTATTACTACTGGCGGCCGAGCCGTTGTATCTGCAGGCGTTCGCGGTCGTAAGACACGAACACCGAGCATGTTCCTTGGAATCACAGTCCTGGCCGTTCCTAAACGCACTGCGGACTTCGGTGGCCGAGTATGGGCCTATTCAAATGCCCACGACTGTACTGGAGCGCGATGAATGCGGACGTTTAAAAATGGACAAGCTCAACGAGACCCGCACGACTAATTTACCTTGGAACAATGTGGACCGAAGAGAAAAGGCGAAGAACCGCAACAAGCGACAGAAGAAACGTCGCAAGCAAGCGCAAGACGAT
- a CDS encoding predicted protein — protein MPCRSRVALVCAVSLTLFRQTDARLPEYQQDELILPGHIRFEHVVNPLPHTYISLSDLPQAFSWGNVGGKSYLSKSLNQHIPQYCGSCWAHSAMSSLADRILIAQSQLEDDITPDEFNLSIQFLLNCAGEVAGSCHGGSTTGVFQFIQDFGYIPYDTCQPYLACSTDSEEGFCPHVDTTCAPETICRTCSPNGTCRAVSTFPNATVAEYGRIQYDTSAIMAEIYARGPVKASVYAKPIYNYSGGVLWDAPEYQADKHNHGVSIIGWGYDDEMDRQYWIVRNSWGQYWGEMGFFRLELGKNLLMIESNIAWATPGMFSIFDSKCQGGSDYLKSFTYKDPSKDMALLQRRSSGST, from the exons ATGCCGTGTAGAAGTCGAGTCGCACTCGTGTGTGCCGTCTCTTTGACTCTGTTTCGGCAAACCGACGCGCGTCTGCCTGAATACCAGCAGGACGAACTTATTTTGCCGGGTCATATCCGATTCGAACACGTGGTGAATCCACTGCCACACACGTACATATCATTGAGCGACTTGCCTCAAGCTTTCTCGTGGGGGAATGTCGGTGGAAAGTCGTATCTCAGCAAATCTTTGAACCAACACATTCCTCAATATTGTGGAAG CTGCTGGGCACACTCGGCTATGTCCTCTCTGGCGGACCGCATTTTAATTGCGCAAAGTCAACTCGAGGACGATATCACCCCCGACGAGTTCAACCTATCTATTCAGTTTCTTTTGAACTGCGCAGGAGAAGTTGCAGGATCTTGCCATGGTGGCTCAACAACCGGAGTCTTTCAGTTCATTCAAGATTTTGGCTACATTCCGTACGACACCTGCCAACCGTACCTTGCCTGTTCGACTGATTCTGAAGAGGGCTTTTGCCCCCACGTGGATACGACTTGTGCTCCGGAAACCATTTGTCGAACGTGTTCGCCAAACGGAACCTGTCGCGCCGTATCAACCTTTCCCAACGCTACGGTTGCTGAATACGGGCGTATTCAATATGATACCTCGGCGATTATGGCCGAAATTTACGCAAGGGGTCCTGTCAAGGCATCGGTCTATGCCAAACCCATATACAATTATTCTGGTGGAGTGCTCTGGGATGCCCCGGAGTACCAGGCCGACAAGCACAACCATGGCGTAAGTATAATAGGTTGGGGATATGATGATGAGATGGATAGGCAGTACTGGATTGTCCGCAATTCCTGGGGTCAATATTGGGGTGAAATGGGTTTCTTTCGGCTTGAACTTGGAAAAAATCTTCTCATGATCGAATCAAACATTGCTTGGGCTACGCCAGGAatgttttccatttttgattCCAAATGTCAAGGAGGCAGCGACTATTTGAAGTCCTTTACGTACAAGGATCCCTCCAAGGACATGGCTTTGTTGCAGCGAAGAAGTAGTGGCTCAACATAA
- a CDS encoding predicted protein: NEELPMAFSWGNVNGRSYLTKSLNQHIPQYCGSCWAHAALSVLGDRIMIAQSQEEDSSILDEFNLSVQFLLNCAGEYAGSCYGGSTTGVFDFIQDMGYIPYETCQPYLACSDDSDEGICSFVNTTCSPEAICRTCSPDGICQAVTTFPNATVAEYGRYRYELFATMAEIYLRGPVTASIDAGPIHKYPGGVLWDNPKYHSDKTNHAVSIVGWGYDYDEEKQYWIVRNSWGQYWGEMGFFRIELGKNLLKIESNIAWANP, encoded by the exons AATGAGGAACTCCCGATGGCCTTTTCATGGGGCAATGTCAATGGGCGTTCGTATTTGACCAAGTCATTGAATCAACACATTCCTCAATATTGCGGCAG CTGCTGGGCGCATGCCGCTTTATCGGTTCTCGGGGATCGGATAATGATTGCCCAAAGCCAAGAAGAGGACTCTAGCATTCTCGATGAGTTTAATCTTTCGGTTCAGTTTCTATTAAATTGCGCTGGCGAATATGCCGGATCTTGTTACGGAGGATCGACAACAGGAGTGTTCGACTTCATCCAAGACATGGGGTACATTCCCTATGAGACTTGTCAGCCGTACCTTGCCTGCTCCGATGATTCTGACGAAGGTATTTGTTCTTTTGTAAATACCACGTGCTCACCCGAAGCAATTTGCCGTACATGCTCTCCCGACGGCATTTGCCAAGCTGTTACCACTTTCCCGAACGCCACTGTCGCTGAGTATGGCCGGTACCGTTATGAACTGTTTGCTACTATGGCGGAAATCTATCTCCGTGGTCCAGTTACTGCATCCATTGATGCCGGACCAATTCACAAATACCCTGGTGGTGTCTTGTGGGATAATCCCAAATATCATTCCGACAAGACAAACCACGCTGTTAGCATTGTTGGCTGGGGCTACGATTACGATGAAGAGAAGCAGTACTGGATCGTTCGAAACTCTTGGGGACAATATTGGGGTGAAATGGGATTCTTTCGTATCGAGCTTGGTAAGAATCTGCTCAAGATAGAATCCAACATTGCTTGGGCAAACCCC
- a CDS encoding predicted protein gives MGLLSTRRSTHALDPRSLASFQQRLEWLRAALQRVHANVSRDDLRDEQEQLSYDIYVTQLSDYIRFTPWHKSYLCCLNRLEGPQTDLPLYARYLPTKTKEERAFYLKFLQAIPIQLGEVINLLQTGLVENRTPPKVSLDGVVPQVRGMINGNLEAFREPIRNAFPKDEAKILEACQAQIDGSVTQAFADFADFLQNEYIPHLREDISAVTGYPDGKQYYQDCLAFHTTTSMTPDEIHELGLSEVERVRQEMEAIAAQAGYGGRLDDYLEHLRTSKVYEAESGQALCSLFRDITGRIAPAMLKLFHLETLPRMPFSIVETPSAHASMAPAAYYLAGSTNQSASRPGIFYVNTSELPTRRTYECEALALHEAIPGHHTQGSIQGESHNLPAFRQMQEDRRYFEAPCRFPFYTGYIEGWGLHSETLGEELGLYTKPESKMGQLSMEALRSCRLVVDTGMHAMGWTLDEALHFMLENTAMGKHDAATEVARYVTWPGQATAYKVGERYLRKLRTMAETELAEKFDPRDFYDVVLQVGPVPLDTLEKLVRDYIQETSNRTASSGGDLSEGEPGFLEQMTFFNWCKCCVVPGSCQSTAR, from the exons ATGGGATTGTTGTCGACGCGACGCTCAACCCACGCCTTGGATCCACGATCGCTCGCAAGCTTCCAGCAGCGGCTGGAGTGGCTACGAGCGGCTCTCCAGCGTGTGCATGCGAATGTTAGTCGCGACGATCTTCGAGATGAGCAAGAACAGCTCTCGTACGATATTTATGTGACGCAACTGTCGGATTATATACGCTTCACGCCATGGCACAAATCCTATCTCTGCTGCTTGAATCGTTTGGAAGGTCCCCAAACAGACTTGCCACTATATGCGCGATACTTGCCTACAAAAACCAAAGAGGAAAGGGCCTTCTATTTGAAGTTTCTGCAAGCAATTCCAATTCAATTGGGTGAGGTTATAAATCTCCTGCAGACAGGCCTTGTGGAGAATCGGACTCCGCCGAAGGTAAGCTTGGATGGCGTGGTACCACAGGTTCGTGGTATGATCAATGGCAATCTTGAGGCATTCCGCGAGCCTATCCGCAACGCTTTCCCTAAagacgaggccaagatcttGGAAGCATGTCAAGCCCAAATCGACGGATCTGTGACACAGGCTTTTGCAGATTTCGCTGATTTCTTGCAGAATGAGTACATTCCTCATTTAAGAGAAGACATCAGTGCGGTGACTGGATATCCAGATGGAAAGCAATACTATCAGGACTGCCTAGCGTTTCACACAACCACCAGTATGACCCCGGATGAAATTCATGAGCTTGGATTGAGCGAGGTTGAGCGCGTACGTCAAGAAATGGAAGCGATTGCCGCCCAAGCTGGGTACGGAGGTCGACTCGATGACTATCTGGAACATTTGCGAACTTCCAAAGTTTATGAGGCAGAGTCTGGACAAGCTTTGTGTTCCTTATTTCGAGATATCACTGGGAGGATTGCCCCCGCAATGCTCAAATTGTTCCATCTCGAAACGCTGCCACGTATGCCGTTTTCGATCGTCGAAACTCCCTCTGCTCATGCTTCCATGGCACCAGCTGCGTATTACTTAGCCGGTAGCACCAATCAAAGTGCGTCGCGTCCGGGTATATTCTATGTAAATACATCAGAGCTTCCGACTCGTCGCACTTACGAGTGTGAAGCTTTGGCCTTACACGAAGCAATCCCAGGACACCATACACAAGGATCGATTCAAGGTGAAAGTCACAACTTGCCCGCATTTCGTCAAATGCAAGAAGATCGGCGGTATTTTGAAGCTCCCT GCCGTTTCCCCTTCTACACTGGCTATATAGAAGGCTGGGGTCTGCACAGTGAGACGCTCGGTGAAGAGCTCGGTCTGTACACAAAACCAGAGAGCAAAATGGGACAGCTTTCCATGGAGGCCCTCCGTAGTTGTCGACTGGTGGTGGACACAGGGATGCACGCCATGGGTTGGACGCTGGACGAGGCATTGCATTTTATGCTGGAAAATACCGCTATGGGAAAGCATGATGCCGCCACGGAAGTAGCACGGTACGTCACTTGGCCCGGACAAGCCACTGCCTACAAAGTAGGGGAGCGCTATTTGCGGAAACTGCGCACTATGGCAGAAACAGAATTGGCTGAGAAATTTGATCCGAGAGATTTTTATGATGTCGTATTGCAAGTGGGACCAGTCCCGCTGGACACTCTGGAAAAGCTTGTTAGGGATTACATTCAGGAAACAAGCAATAGAACCGCTTCATCAGGTGGGGACTTGAGCGAGGGTGAACCTGGCTTTCTGGAACAAATGACCTTTTTCAATTGGTGCAAATGTTGTGTTGTCCCGGGGTCGTGTCAGTCAACAGCACGTTAG
- a CDS encoding predicted protein — protein MPATGGVFVYSQSQQILLPKRSKTNLYTNLGTSLSAEGLDDEAAENYEQALAHYREKIDRLEYVEAQQEVTTIAAQAAFFLGMVYQDLHRPNDAAEAYSLAHSLDPRHWSAAANLGALLHDNMANHAKALQAYNLAYDILTNREEEPTDPPLEPRFILSQLQYRIGLCITHDSTQKCANVDNPGTPIDCQEFAAHAFALAVEYDEDNESAKHMLATVTADATMKRASNTYIKSLFDDYASNFEHSLVQDLGYTGYERLRRGFDQALEQDGKSGLVMFATVVDAGCGTGLVGEQFRNVSQHLTGVDLSQAILDEAVKARPNLYDKVIVGDVTTVFRERQPISLIIAADSYTYFGDLEPLFEAMQVGLETGGYAAFTLEDVDEATEAALEATKPDWRWQLTASGRFAHRKGYVQLTAKKYGLKLIHYEQLVNFRYERGVGVRGHLFVLRQSADHREEL, from the exons ATGCCAGCTACAGGCGGGGTctttgtttacagtcaaagTCAGCAAATCCTACTT CCCAAGAGATCAAAAACAAA CTTGTATACGAATCTTGGAACCTCGCTCTCCGCGGAAGGCTTGGACGATGAGGCTGCCGAAAACTACGAGCAGGCTCTCGCCCACTATAGGGAGAAAATTGACAGGCTTGAATATGTAGAAGCGCAACAAGAAGTAACCACAATTGCTGCACAAGCTGCTTTTTTTCTCGGCATGGTCTATCAGGACTTGCATCGACCCAACGATGCCGCCGAGGCGTACAGTCTAGCACATTCATTGGATCCTCGGCACTGGTCGGCGGCGGCTAATCTCGGGGCGTTGCTCCACGATAACATGGCCAATCACGCAAAAGCGTTGCAAGCCTACAATCTGGCGTACGATATTCTAACTAACCGGGAGGAAGAACCAACTGACCCGCCCCTGGAGCCTCGTTTCATTCTCAGTCAACTCCAGTACCGCATCGGTCTCTGCATTACGCACGATAGTACTCAGAAGTGCGCAAACGTGGACAACCCGGGAACTCCGATCGATTGCCAAGAGTTTGCCGCACACGCGTTTGCGTTGGCAGTCGAGTACGACGAGGACAACGAATCGGCCAAGCATATGCTGGCGACCGTGACCGCCGACGCAACCATGAAACGGGCCTCCAATACCTATATTAAATCATTGTTTGACGATTACGCGTCCAACTTTGAGCATTCTCTGGTGCAGGACTTGGGCTACACGGGATACGAGCGGTTGCGACGAGGGTTTGATCAAGCCTTAGAACAAGATGGCAAATCGGGACTAGTAATGTTCGCTACCGTGGTAGATGCGGGTTGTGGGACGGGCTTGGTCGGTGAGCAGTTTCGGAACGTAAGTCAACACTTGACCGGGGTCGATTTAAGCCAAGCCATTCTAGACGAAGCAGTAAAGGCGCGTCCCAACCTTTACGACAAAGTGATTGTCGGCGACGTTACGACCGTATTCCGCGAACGCCAGCCAATTTCTCTGATTATTGCCGCCGACTCGTACACTTATTTTGGAGATTTGGAGCCCCTGTTTGAGGCTATGCAAGTAGGTTTGGAAACCGGGGGTTACGCGGCTTTCACATTGGAAGATGTTGACGAAGCTACGGAAGCGGCTCTGGAAGCGACGAAACCTGATTGGCGATGGCAATTGACGGCTTCGGGTCGTTTTGCTCATCGCAAGGGATATGTACAACTTACTGCCAAAAAATACGGCCTGAAACTGATACACTACGAGCAATTGGTGAACTTTCGGTACGAGCGCGGTGTCGGTGTCCGTGGGCACCTTTTCGTACTGCGTCAAAGTGCGGATCATAGAGAAGAGTTATAG
- the CK2_1 gene encoding predicted protein (protein CK2 catalytic subunit alpha), translated as MSRARVYADVNVHRPRDYWDYEALTVNWGDQEEYEVIRKIGRGKYSEVFEGMNVVNNTKCVVKILKPVKKKKIKREIKILQNMCGGTNIIQLLDVVRDPQSKTPSLIFEHVNNTDFKILYPTLSDYDIRFYIYELLKALDYCHSNGVMHRDVKPHNVMIDHERRQLRLIDWGLAEFYHPGREYNVRVASRYFKGPELLVDLQEYDYSLDMWSLGCMFAGMIFRKEPFFHGHDNYDQLVKIGKVLGTEELFHYLDTYDLELDPHFDGILGRHSKKPWQKFVTPENQHLVSDEAIDFVSKLLRYDHQERLSAQEAMTHAYFAPVREAAVRENARGAGTAGFQV; from the exons ATGAGTCGTGCCCG AGTTTACGCCGATGTGAACGTTCACCGGCCCCGGGATTATTGGGATTACGAAGCACTCACGGTAAATTGGGGCGATCAGGAGGAATACGAAGTCATTCGCAAAATTGGCCGCGGCAAGTACTCGGAAGTCTTCGAGGGCATGAACGTCGTCAACAACACTAAATGCGTCGTCAAGATACTCAAGCCCgtcaagaaaaagaagatcAAGCGGGAGATCAAGATCCTCCAGAACATGTGCGGAGGCACCAACATCATTCAGCTCCTCGATGTTGTGCGGGATCCGCAATCCAAGACACCGTCGCTCATTTTCGAACACGTCAACAATACCGATTTTAAAATATTGTACCCCACCCTCTCGGACTACGATATTCGCTTTTATATCTACGAACTCTTGAAAGCGCTGGACTACTGTCATTCCAACGGCGTTATGCATCGGGATGTGAAACCGCACAACGTCATGATTGACCACGAGCGTCGGCAGTTGCGGCTGATTGATTGGGGATTGGCTGAGTTCTACCATCCCGGACGCGAGTACAACGTCCGGGTAGCCTCCCGGTATTTCAAAGGGCCGGAACTTCTCGTCGACTTGCAAGAATACGATTATTCTCTCGATATGTGGAGCTTGGGATGCATGTTTGCTGGAATGATCTTTCGCAAGGAACCCTTCTTTCACGGACACGACAATTACGATCAGTTAGTCAAAATTGGCAAGGTTCTTGGTACAGAAGAACTCTTTCATTACCTTGATACTTACGATCTCGAGTTAGATCCCCATTTTGACGGAATTCTCGGACGTCATTCCAAAAAACCTTGGCAGAAGTTTGTCACACCAGAAAACCAACACTTGGTCAGCGACGAAGCCATTGATTTTGTCTCGAAATTGCTGCGGTACGATCATCAGGAACGGTTGTCGGCCCAAGAAGCTATGACGCACGCTTACTTTGCGCCCGTTCGTGAAGCTGCTGTACGTGAAAACGCACGGGGAGCGGGTACCGCGGGATTTCAAGTCTAG
- a CDS encoding predicted protein, whose protein sequence is MPSSASPYKRGLTFQPKHQLEYGLRITARSGPEGKASTVHCKFCHFFEREQVAGKKRRTIEHEKVFVTGCFIPFQYRQHLLTQHLTRWEAYKTLSISEKKVYFCADDPDVVDYEDEMPEEERAVTYNDLYPALPNVGMAGTENATANPGDDALLQASIADEKKRKRLFEVGALSVDHYARARVYRRQIEDERFRGGHSAPPWAVAMQNQLIGLTKKLGKRLDAMEERLEVIEDALQQTNDD, encoded by the coding sequence ATGCCATCGTCTGCTTCTCCGTACAAACGCGGTTTGACTTTTCAACCGAAACATCAGTTAGAGTACGGCCTGCGCATCACGGCGCGGTCCGGTCCGGAGGGCAAGGCCAGTACCGTCCATTGCAAATTCTGTCACTTTTTCGAGCGCGAGCAAGTCGCTGGTAAAAAGCGTCGCACCATCGAGCATGAGAAAGTTTTCGTAACGGGGTGTTTCATCCCGTTCCAGTACCGACAACATCTATTGACCCAGCATCTGACCCGCTGGGAAGCGTACAAGACATTATCGATCAGCGAAAAGAAGGTGTACTTTTGTGCTGATGATCCGGACGTTGTTGACTACGAGGACGAGAtgccagaagaagaaagagcGGTAACTTACAACGATTTATATCCGGCCTTGCCGAACGTGGGGATGGCGGGGACGGAAAACGCGACAGCCAATCCCGGCGATGATGCATTGCTTCAGGCTTCGATTGCGGAcgaaaagaagcgcaagcGTTTGTTTGAAGTGGGCGCCCTTTCCGTAGATCATTACGCCCGCGCCAGGGTCTACCGTCGGCAAATCGAAGACGAGCGCTTTCGTGGAGGACATTCCGCTCCGCCTTGGGCGGTGGCAATGCAAAATCAGTTGATCGGATTGACAAAAAAGTTGGGAAAACGCCTGGATGCTATGGAGGAACGTTTAGAAGTAATCGAAGACGCGTTGCAACAAACAAATGACGATTGA